GCAATTAAATGAAgtaattatttacttttcattttttcttcaatatttgtttctgtcATCCAATTTTTAGAGATAAGTCGGTAACATGGAGGCGTTGAAAAGATAGGTTCTTGTTGCTTGGCACCAATATTTACACTTTTAAATTCAGAAATGAGTTATTTCTTAGTCTTGTACATAGTGTTGTTTTTTAAGGAGAAAGCGTGAGAAACAATAGTTTTGTACTTTTCCAACAATAtcaacgaaaacaaaaaaaaaacattttttttgctcACCACccgttggaaaaaaaaagcttcagtTGTAGTCATCAATGAATGGAATAAGCTATTACTAAAGGCTTTGATACAATCATTTACATAAATATCTATTTCTGTCATCCAATTTTTAGAGATAAGTCGGTAACATGGAGGCGTTGAAAAGATAAGTTCTTGTCACTTAGCAACCAATATTTACACTTATGAATtcagaaatgaattttttttttagtcttctatataattttgttttataacgAGAAAGCGTgagaaacaatatttttgtactttttctacaataacaaagaaaacgaaaaagcatttttttgcTTACCACCCGTTGGAGAAAAAAGCTTCAATTGTAGTCAGCAATGAATGGAATAAACTATTGCTGGCTTTAGTACAATCAAATATCCTTCTTTATGCAAGCCAGATGTTAATAAATGAAATCCAATTGGGGTTTTCAACTCCTAGAAGGGATGTAGTTAACTTCTCCTAACGGTTTTTAACACATTGTCCTACAAACAGGTGACGAGAAAATAGAAATGTATCAGCTTTAGGAAGTTATCTTGATAACTTatcttcgtcagagcaaatggatgtagggctaacactcgaaacgccaggttttaaactctttacggtggccaatttaccttattaACTTAGTTGATGACACTtaattaccctgctatactctcccaccgacgcagcacaacagtttctttggaaacagttaccccctttattcatgaaTACATACGCTTCAACAACACAGGTCACTAAGGCCGTTTATCAACCTCAAATGCATGCAAACATGTCCTGAATTATCCAACCTATGACTACCACAAATATCAACGACTGTTAGATACCATCTGACAAAATGATTGATCGATAAGATCTGTGAATTCAGTATAGATTCTAGTGTTCTGtgagtgtttttctttttaccagaTCAAGCTTTTGTCCCACAAAAGAAGTCTCAATAAAGGTACAGCTGTTATAATGAAATAGAACATTATTTGCCGCACTACAAAACAAAGCTAGATCTAAAATAGTTTCGATTACCTACAACAACTGCATGTGAAAACTTTGTCTGTAAAATCTTCTCTTTCGTACAATCACTTTAACCGAAATATAACGGAACGAAACAAAGCTTAAACCCAAAGTAATTCGGAAATAGAATAGAAATTCTTACACATTTCTTTGGTCCACTGGTACAGCAGGCCTTAAACTACTTGAGTGTGAATAATTGTCGGAAGTTCACTCAAAGTTTACTCATATCAACAATATTGCTGTTTCCGTAATGTACCATGAAATTGTTAGAAATGTCATGGACCTTTTCTTTTCGGTTTAGGCCTTACATCATTTACGCTGgcgtaattttttcacaattgcCTCACACTGCTCTTGCCATTTGTATTTCTCATCATAACGCGTCCGCAGATCGATAGCCTCCTGCAATCGCACATCCCTTGATTTTCTTCTCGCCTGTCTGATGGCTTCTTTCCATTTATCGGGGTCATCAGACTGCACCACAAAAGAGCTTCCATTCGGAAGGTCGCTGAGAACTTCGCCTAATCCACTGTTATCACTCACGAGGATAGGGAGGCCGGCTGAAAGGGCTTCGAGGGCTCCAAGGCCGAACCCTTCTGTTCGCGAAGGCATAATGGCCAAATCTGCCTGAAGGAAAAGATCGGCCAGCTCAAGGCGGCTTTCGTAAAAGGTGCGCACTGTCAGCTGTCTGCGGAGGATGCCACAATCAAGCAATCTCTTTGCTACTTCTTGTTGCTCCCCATCTGCCGCGCCGACGAACACAAGGTGACAGTCGTCTTCCAAGGCTGCTATAGCCTGTGCGGCAACGTCGTAAcctttgatttcaaaatctTCTTCGTTGCCGCGACCAAATAATAAGATAGAGAATATTTTCCCCTGTCTTTTGGCTTGCTTTAGGTTAGAGAACTCTGTAAAAATGCCTGGTGTGAAGTTAATCACATCTTCATCTCTCTGGTGCGCTTGGAGGCTTCGTTGGATAGAGTCAGTGAGTTTTGGTCCAATGCCCACGATGACATCAGCTGTTTGGCTCAGTTTTACCTCAATTTGGTGCTTTTTCTCACCAGCCCGAATCGAAGCTTTCTGCCCTTTCTTAAACATTGCAAGCTCTTCACTTGCTGTGTGCACTATATGAACCCGTTGGCATCGCCGCAGTTTCGCCACTGCAAACGCTGGTGGCCCCAGCTTCTGTCCGTGACCTACTACAGCGTCAATTTCACAGCTGTCAGGTGGAAATGACAATGAGGAGATGGGGTCAAATCCGGGTATCTCTTCCACTTTGACAAGGTTCACTTCATGTTCTGAAGCTTCTCTCTCTTCCGCCTCAGTAAACCCCAGCACAACCAAGGTCACCGACACATCAGGCAGTTGAGCCAGCCCTTTGCACATCTCCCTGTTTAGAGTAGATAGTCCACCTTTCGATGAGCCCCACTCATCCGCCAAAGGGGAAATTCTTAAAACCTGTTGCACATGAAGATAGCGAGATTAActctttaaatcccaagatctcataagtaattctccttactgtctaccaaacgattctcattatgttactttggagaatttggtatctgATCAATAAGTAATCCCATCatcgatatttttcttcattctcatcacttgtctgcataatattgtatggatatagtggggagaaattcagtctcggtcactcacgggagttaaagggttaaaatattttattttttaattagaacGTGATAATTATCAACTATTCATCAAAGCAGAGGTGACTTTGTTGTGGAAAATAACCGAGCCGTGAagcggcgaggtaaatatccaccgctaaCCTCAACATAGAGTTGAATAATTGTCTTGGTATATACTAATACAGTGAGATAATAGAACAcgaaaagatgattttaattcatttattcctGCAGCGACTACAATATTTTCGGGTGCGAATTCCGCCCGAGTTCCTCGGatgtgaatagcaaaggatgtTCGAAGTTTGAGTAGCCAACCAGAACGCGCATTCGACGCTATCCTCTGTTTTCGTACATTCCTATAAGGGTTGGTTAATTTATAGTATCGGTGGCACTAAGCTTCGACAGATTAATCGCACTTAGCGCAAATATGACGAGAGTTTTTGACAGACTGTTATACGATAAGCTATATAAATGATAATCCCACTGTCTTGGCATAGCTTGCACACAGATGAATGAGCACTTCTATGACACTGATACACATGAGTTTTCAATGAGTAATAGCTTAAGTCTTCAATACCCTTATCGTGGTTAATATACCTTTGACTCGCTGGTCCCGGCAGAAGTCTCagtcattttctttaaatggtCAAGCAAAGCCCTAGAAgttaacgagaaaaaaaacataaacacaaCATTACCTCAAGATATTTTGTTGACCTCACGGTCAGAAGAAGATGAAtacttcattgtttatttacatCGTCAGGCGGGATTTTAGATCAAAATTCCCATCCGCTATTTTGGTTAATGTAACTTTCATGTGTCTGTGTTGTTTCCTTTAAACACACAGTGTAACTGATTAAAGCCGATTCTTTTATAGAGCAAGTGTAGAATAAGTGCCAGTCGCAAAGCACTGCATGAGTACGTCTTTATTTCGCTGTTTAACATCCGCCGCTTTGATATTTGAATCTTCGTTGTTCTATATAGTTCTCGGAAAGCGAGACAAATAGGAGATGAAATTTAAAGGTTTTATTTAAAGTTGTTTAAATCAGTGCACCTGTTTTTTGAACATGCTTCAAAATCTCACATCTTTTTGGCTTTCAGagatttaaatatttaaaaatttgtttcagagaTTTAAGCCACGCGTGACGGATCTTACTCTGAACAGTGACCTTATTTCCGTTTTATTATTCAAGATTAAATGAAgcatttttctcagaaatatAGCATGtaaacaatttcaaacttttGGCTACTGTATTATATATTTACAAGAAATGGCTAAGGTGCAAACATTAGGATACATCATGATCAGAATCGCTTTATGAATCCATTTGTTGGTCTTCTGTGCCATAGAATGAGTGGATCAAAATATAGCTCCTGTCTGAGTGGCACATAAGAGGTCATGTTTGCGCGTTCGCCGATGAAATTGAATTCAGACCTATTGCATATGTGATTATAATGTTATGTTTTCAAGACATATCGTAGAAGTGACTCTTCTtccattaaaaaattgtaatttagttttgtcaactgagttgctaacgtaaattggccaccgtaaagagtttcaaagctgaagtttcgagcgttagcccttcgtcagagcgaagagataacgctctgacgaagggccagCGCTCGA
This is a stretch of genomic DNA from Pocillopora verrucosa isolate sample1 chromosome 12, ASM3666991v2, whole genome shotgun sequence. It encodes these proteins:
- the LOC131799858 gene encoding D-inositol 3-phosphate glycosyltransferase — protein: MTETSAGTSESKVLRISPLADEWGSSKGGLSTLNREMCKGLAQLPDVSVTLVVLGFTEAEEREASEHEVNLVKVEEIPGFDPISSLSFPPDSCEIDAVVGHGQKLGPPAFAVAKLRRCQRVHIVHTASEELAMFKKGQKASIRAGEKKHQIEVKLSQTADVIVGIGPKLTDSIQRSLQAHQRDEDVINFTPGIFTEFSNLKQAKRQGKIFSILLFGRGNEEDFEIKGYDVAAQAIAALEDDCHLVFVGAADGEQQEVAKRLLDCGILRRQLTVRTFYESRLELADLFLQADLAIMPSRTEGFGLGALEALSAGLPILVSDNSGLGEVLSDLPNGSSFVVQSDDPDKWKEAIRQARRKSRDVRLQEAIDLRTRYDEKYKWQEQCEAIVKKLRQRK